A genomic window from Flavobacterium hankyongi includes:
- a CDS encoding carboxypeptidase-like regulatory domain-containing protein, translated as MKIYLIFFLLFIDYTYSQEFAFEGYVFSKETKMPIEGASITFNFGGITLTKISDIKGRFKINDTNSLKSVKISHLSYQIREYSKISDTIFYLEEIVRNLDQVNLVNYKNNQIYTLPFTNKLKKSTCNFSWNNTIAVFIPSEESNKSRIIKNLIYEISDFQGVKGLEYLPFKANLYSVDNLSGLPEKPILENSIETKKNDKNRYVKIDVSQYNLTIPAEGIFIVLEILNKDKYPTSFIQSKIGTISAVPAIKAYAYNRNYIRKSYIKGRYELLDDRSNVWVEVKCHYLMDVEF; from the coding sequence ATGAAAATTTATCTTATTTTTTTTCTACTTTTTATTGACTATACATATTCTCAAGAATTTGCTTTTGAAGGATATGTTTTTTCAAAAGAAACAAAAATGCCAATTGAAGGAGCTTCAATCACATTTAATTTTGGTGGAATTACATTAACTAAAATATCTGACATAAAGGGTAGATTTAAAATCAACGACACAAATTCTTTGAAAAGTGTTAAAATAAGTCATCTATCTTATCAAATTAGAGAGTATTCAAAAATATCAGATACTATATTCTATTTGGAAGAAATAGTAAGAAATTTGGATCAAGTAAATTTAGTAAATTACAAAAATAACCAAATTTATACTTTACCTTTTACTAATAAACTAAAGAAATCTACATGCAATTTTAGTTGGAATAATACTATAGCAGTCTTTATTCCAAGTGAAGAATCAAATAAAAGTAGAATTATTAAAAATTTGATTTATGAAATTTCAGATTTTCAAGGAGTTAAAGGTTTGGAGTATTTACCATTTAAAGCTAATTTATATAGTGTTGATAATTTGTCAGGGTTGCCAGAAAAGCCAATTCTAGAAAATAGTATTGAAACAAAAAAAAACGATAAAAATAGGTATGTTAAAATTGATGTTTCGCAATATAATTTAACAATTCCTGCTGAAGGAATTTTTATAGTTTTGGAAATATTAAATAAAGACAAATACCCTACTTCATTTATTCAATCAAAAATTGGCACCATATCTGCTGTCCCTGCCATCAAAGCATACGCATATAATAGAAATTATATTAGGAAATCATATATAAAAGGAAGATACGAATTGCTTGATGATAGAAGTAATGTTTGGGTTGAAGTAAAATGCCATTATTTAATGGATGTTGAATTTTAA
- a CDS encoding acyl-CoA dehydrogenase family protein has translation MKPDLFQSPDYYLLDDLLTEEHKLVRDSARAWVKREVSPIIEEYAQKAEFPHQIVKGLAEIGGFGPYIPVEYGGAGLDQISYGLIMQEIERGDSGVRSTSSVQSSLVMYPIWKYGNEEQRMKYLPKLATGDWIGCFGLTEPDHGSNPGGMVTNFKDMGDHYLLNGAKMWISNAPFAQIAVVWAKNEEGRIHGLIVERGMEGFTTPETHNKWSLRASATGELIFDNVKVPKENLLPNKSGLGAPLGCLDSARYGIAWGAIGAAMDCYDTALRYSKERIQFDKPIGATQLQQKKLAEMITEITKAQLLTWRLGVLRNEGRATSAQISMAKRNNVNMAIEIAREARQMLGGMGITGEYSIMRHMMNLESVITYEGTHDIHLLITGMDVTGFSAFK, from the coding sequence ATGAAACCAGATTTATTTCAATCTCCTGATTATTATTTGTTAGATGATTTACTAACAGAAGAACATAAATTAGTACGCGATTCAGCGCGTGCATGGGTAAAACGAGAAGTTTCTCCAATCATTGAAGAATATGCTCAAAAAGCTGAGTTTCCTCATCAAATTGTAAAAGGTCTTGCTGAAATTGGAGGTTTTGGTCCTTACATTCCTGTTGAATATGGTGGTGCTGGTCTTGATCAAATTTCATACGGATTAATCATGCAAGAAATTGAACGTGGTGATTCTGGTGTACGCTCAACATCTTCAGTTCAGTCTTCATTAGTAATGTATCCTATCTGGAAATATGGAAACGAAGAACAACGTATGAAATATTTGCCAAAATTAGCTACCGGAGATTGGATTGGTTGCTTTGGTTTAACTGAACCAGATCATGGATCTAATCCAGGTGGAATGGTAACTAATTTTAAAGACATGGGTGACCATTATCTTTTAAATGGTGCCAAAATGTGGATTTCTAATGCTCCTTTTGCACAAATTGCTGTAGTTTGGGCTAAAAATGAAGAAGGAAGAATTCATGGATTGATTGTTGAAAGAGGAATGGAAGGCTTCACTACTCCTGAAACGCATAACAAATGGTCTTTACGTGCATCTGCTACTGGAGAACTTATTTTTGACAACGTAAAAGTTCCTAAAGAAAACTTATTACCTAACAAATCTGGACTTGGAGCACCACTTGGATGTTTAGATTCAGCACGTTATGGTATTGCTTGGGGAGCAATCGGAGCAGCAATGGATTGTTATGATACAGCTTTAAGATACTCTAAAGAAAGAATTCAGTTCGACAAACCAATTGGTGCTACGCAATTACAACAAAAGAAATTAGCTGAAATGATTACTGAAATCACGAAAGCGCAATTATTAACTTGGAGACTTGGAGTATTAAGAAATGAAGGTAGAGCAACTTCTGCTCAAATTTCAATGGCAAAACGTAACAACGTAAACATGGCAATCGAGATTGCTCGTGAAGCTCGTCAAATGTTAGGAGGAATGGGTATTACAGGTGAATATTCAATCATGCGTCATATGATGAACTTAGAATCTGTTATTACATATGAAGGAACTCACGATATCCACTTGTTAATTACAGGTATGGATGTAACCGGTTTCTCTGCATTTAAATAA
- a CDS encoding vitamin K epoxide reductase family protein codes for MHLVKKLLIENKYSNVVEEFEDLFSSHPNYPSLYAITDSLSLLGIENLAIKIPKEQFIELPETFLTLYKGELVLLSKKNDLITILDEKGKKSKLTPDLFIRDWDQIIIAIEPNSEKEITQAKGSKYVLLGLSMMLLILFSAFFNEYTVSLIFLLGLSILGLALSVLILQEKFGIKTEIVSKFCNMNQESSCDSVIKSDQSQITSWLSFTDLPLLFFGSNLLSLLLSPIFSVSIISGLSLLAIPFLVYSVWIQKVKIKKWCLLCLAVSGVVLLQGVFFVFSLFNVNTVISSGLVTYLFSITLIFSGWFLIKPVLDREIKATKEVKELKRFKRNFKVFKSLTKEIASKNNLEKLKGIGFGNFDAATNITLFLSPSCGHCHKAFGDAYKLYKKNPENIYLKILFNVNPENKQNKYQIIVQNLLYLNSVDPNKSRTALVDWHINEIGLDAWKEKWGVDVHDMIINNEMYDQYNWCAENEFNYSPVKIINAKLFPNEYEISDLYYFMNDFEEENRLQYEYIAQ; via the coding sequence ATGCATTTAGTAAAAAAATTGTTAATTGAGAACAAATATTCAAATGTAGTAGAGGAATTTGAAGACTTATTTTCTTCTCATCCCAACTATCCTAGTTTATATGCTATTACTGACTCGCTAAGTTTATTGGGGATTGAAAATCTTGCTATAAAAATACCAAAAGAGCAATTTATTGAATTGCCTGAAACTTTTTTGACACTTTACAAAGGAGAATTGGTTTTGCTTTCCAAAAAAAATGATTTAATAACTATTCTAGATGAAAAAGGGAAGAAATCGAAGTTGACGCCCGATTTGTTTATTCGTGATTGGGATCAGATTATTATTGCTATAGAACCAAATTCAGAGAAGGAAATAACTCAAGCGAAAGGATCAAAATATGTTTTACTGGGACTTTCAATGATGTTGTTGATTTTATTTTCTGCATTTTTTAATGAGTATACTGTTAGTTTGATTTTTCTTTTAGGATTGTCAATTTTAGGTCTCGCTTTAAGTGTTTTAATTCTCCAAGAAAAATTTGGAATAAAAACAGAAATAGTTTCCAAATTTTGTAATATGAATCAGGAATCATCTTGTGATTCAGTTATTAAATCTGATCAAAGCCAGATTACAAGTTGGTTGAGTTTTACAGATTTACCGTTATTGTTTTTTGGGTCTAACTTGTTATCGTTGTTATTAAGTCCAATTTTTTCAGTTAGTATTATATCTGGATTGAGTTTGCTAGCTATTCCTTTTCTAGTGTATTCGGTTTGGATCCAGAAGGTTAAAATTAAAAAATGGTGTTTACTTTGTTTAGCTGTTTCAGGAGTTGTTTTATTGCAAGGAGTATTTTTTGTTTTTAGTTTATTTAATGTTAATACAGTTATTTCATCTGGACTTGTCACTTATTTATTTTCAATAACATTAATTTTTTCGGGATGGTTTTTAATCAAACCAGTTTTAGATAGAGAAATTAAAGCTACAAAAGAAGTAAAAGAGTTAAAAAGATTTAAGAGAAACTTTAAAGTTTTTAAATCTCTGACTAAAGAAATTGCATCTAAAAATAATTTGGAAAAATTAAAAGGTATTGGATTTGGAAATTTTGATGCTGCAACAAATATTACACTTTTCTTGAGTCCTAGTTGCGGACATTGTCACAAAGCTTTTGGAGATGCCTATAAACTTTATAAAAAAAATCCTGAGAACATTTATTTAAAAATCTTATTCAATGTTAATCCTGAAAACAAACAAAATAAGTATCAAATAATTGTTCAAAATTTATTGTATCTCAATTCTGTTGATCCCAATAAATCTAGAACGGCTTTAGTAGATTGGCACATTAATGAAATTGGATTAGATGCTTGGAAGGAAAAATGGGGTGTTGACGTTCATGATATGATAATAAATAATGAAATGTATGATCAGTATAATTGGTGTGCTGAGAATGAATTTAACTATTCACCTGTTAAGATTATTAATGCTAAGCTCTTTCCAAATGAATATGAAATATCAGATCTATATTATTTCATGAATGATTTTGAGGAAGAAAACAGACTTCAATATGAGTATATAGCACAATAA
- a CDS encoding TlpA family protein disulfide reductase — MLQKIIISTVSIISFFLILSKKNDFIGINNSKKEIAQEKINSLDQIVEENKGKVIYVDFWASWCAPCRKELPKSLKLHKKYGEKVTFVYLSMDLDEKEWKNACDKESLSEFKYNFMTMGFKKSAALNGLKIQGIPHYLIFDKSGKLVNSNAPSPGDKGIKEELEKYL, encoded by the coding sequence ATGTTACAAAAAATAATTATATCAACAGTATCTATAATTTCATTTTTTTTAATACTGAGCAAAAAGAATGATTTTATTGGTATTAATAACTCAAAGAAAGAAATAGCTCAAGAGAAAATTAACTCGCTTGATCAAATCGTTGAAGAAAATAAAGGTAAGGTTATTTATGTTGATTTTTGGGCTAGTTGGTGCGCTCCTTGTAGAAAGGAATTGCCAAAATCTTTAAAACTTCATAAAAAATATGGAGAGAAGGTTACCTTTGTTTACTTGTCAATGGATTTAGATGAAAAAGAATGGAAAAATGCTTGTGATAAAGAGTCTTTGTCTGAATTTAAGTATAATTTTATGACAATGGGATTTAAAAAATCAGCAGCTTTAAATGGGCTTAAAATACAAGGAATCCCTCATTATTTAATTTTTGACAAATCAGGAAAATTAGTGAATAGCAATGCGCCAAGCCCAGGTGATAAGGGGATTAAGGAAGAACTAGAAAAGTATTTATAA